AACACGCCGCTGCTGCAGATCATGGCAGAGCGGCCCGAGGGTGGCATCGAAGTCGACCAATGCGCCGAGATCTCGACCGCCGTCTCTGCGGTGCTGGACGTCGAGGACCCGATCTCCGACCAGTACACGCTTGAAGTCTCCAGCCCCGGCATCGACCGACCGCTGACCCGGCTGAAGGATTTCGAGACCTACGAGGGTTACGAGGCCAAGCTGGAAACCACCGAGATGATCGACGGCCGCAAGCGCTTTCGCGGCGTGCTGGCCGGTGTCGAGGGTGGCGAGGTTCTGGTCAACCTCGACGAGGGCACGATCGGCCTGCAGTTCGACTGGCTGTCGGATGCCAAGCTGGTCATGACCGACGAGCTGATCCGCGAGATGCTGCGCGCCCGCAAGGCCGCGCCGAACGGTGCCTCGGAAGGCGCCATCGACGAAACAAGGTTTGACGAAATCGAGGCCGAGGGGCCTGAGGAGGAAGAATAATGGCAATCACCTCTGCGAACCAGCTCGAGCTGCTTCAGACCGCCGAAGCGGTCGCACGCGAGAAGATGATCGACCCCGGTCTCGTGGTCGAGGCGATGGAAGAGAGCCTCGCCCGCGCCGCCAAGTCGCGCTACGGCAGCGAAATGGACATTCGCGTCTCGATCGACCGCAAGACCGGCCGCGCCACCTTTACCCGCGTGCGCACCGTGGT
This region of Ponticoccus alexandrii genomic DNA includes:
- the rimP gene encoding ribosome maturation factor RimP, which translates into the protein MTDLIAKTGMDKRVAEIITPVIEDMGFEVVRIRLQGGNTPLLQIMAERPEGGIEVDQCAEISTAVSAVLDVEDPISDQYTLEVSSPGIDRPLTRLKDFETYEGYEAKLETTEMIDGRKRFRGVLAGVEGGEVLVNLDEGTIGLQFDWLSDAKLVMTDELIREMLRARKAAPNGASEGAIDETRFDEIEAEGPEEEE